One window of the Drosophila gunungcola strain Sukarami unplaced genomic scaffold, Dgunungcola_SK_2 000331F, whole genome shotgun sequence genome contains the following:
- the LOC128266097 gene encoding uncharacterized protein LOC128266097, translating into MKKKIEQIVPGKVNVGNHKIDALPTLPKIQVPTFYGDSKDWDLFYELFNELIHLREDLSPSFKFSYLKISLKGEARNVVSHLLLGSGENYEAAWELLTKRYENKRKIFSDQLNRLLDLQIVNVDSVRQLKIFIDTINESIHMIKLKAQLSDEVDIMFAHIIIRKFNKEALQLYESHVKKTKEIQALSDVIEFLEQRLSSISSVQDEKPVKKIYSSNIRELATNNCPICKISGHFIFQCQKFKVLNPSERMEKVKNAHLCFKCLKHSFNKKCQSDISCSICKKNHHSMLHITYNVNQKLEKVNTCRTSEQALLATGRVQIKSSNGGFENFRALIDSGSQSTIISEESVQILKLQKIRSQTEISGVSSTGKCISKHKILSIKCNASQKILKVEALVLPKLMRALPAHKVNVDKTKWEKYNLDDPDFNKPGRVDLIIGADLYTDILQSGVVKINGLLGQKTDFGWIISGCKKSKGQKTIVATTIELKDMDRYWEVEDEDKNDIESEICENNFIKTTKIDTLCQFHLKMMLP; encoded by the coding sequence atgaaaaaaaaaatcgaacaaATTGTGCCCGGAAAGGTTAACGTTGGAAATCATAAAATTGATGCTTTGCCAACGTTACCTAAAATTCAGGTACCCACGTTCTATGGAGATTCCAAAGACTGGGACCTGTTTTATGAGTTGTTTAATGAACTCATTCATTTAAGAGAGGATCTAAGTCCTTCTTTTAAGTTCAGTTACCTTAAGATCTCACTTAAGGGAGAAGCCAGAAATGTGGTTTCTCACTTATTGTTGGGATCTGGGGAAAATTATGAGGCCGCTTGGGAGTTATTAACCAAGCGgtacgaaaataaaaggaaaattttttCCGATCAATTAAACCGCCTTCTGGATCTTCAAATCGTAAATGTTGATTCAGTTAggcaactaaaaatatttattgacacGATTAACGAGTCAATACATATGATAAAATTGAAGGCACAACTTTCTGATGAAGTGGATATTATGTTTGCACACATAATAATTAGGAAGTTTAACAAAGAAGCTCTTCAACTATATGAGAGCcatgttaaaaaaactaaagagaTTCAAGCGTTATCGGACGTCATTGAATTTTTAGAGCAACGGCTAAGTTCGATAAGCTCAGTTCAGGATGAAAAgcctgtaaaaaaaatatatagtagCAATATAAGAGAATTAGCTACTAATAATTGTCCCATATGTAAAATTTCGGGACATTTTATATTCCAGTGTCAGAAATTTAAGGTTTTAAATCCATCAGAAAGGatggaaaaagtaaaaaatgctCATTTGTGTTTCAAATGTCTGAAACactcatttaataaaaaatgtcaaagCGACATTTCATGTTCTATTTGCAAGAAAAATCACCACAGCATGCTACATATAACTTATAACGTTAaccaaaaattagaaaaggtTAACACTTGCAGGACATCCGAACAGGCGTTGCTTGCTACAGGACGCGTTCAAATAAAATCCTCGAATGGAGGGTTTGAAAATTTCAGAGCTTTGATTGACAGTGGTTCTCAAAGCACCATAATTTCTGAAGAATCTGTGCAGAttctaaaattacaaaaaattcgaTCTCAAACAGAGATCAGTGGAGTATCCTCCACAGGAAAGTGCATCTCGAAGCACAAAATTctttcaattaaatgtaatgcttcccaaaaaattttaaaagttgaagCATTAGTACTCCCAAAACTTATGAGGGCTCTCCCAGCCCACAAAGTTAATgttgacaaaacaaaatgggaaaaatataatttggacGACCCCGACTTTAATAAGCCGGGGCGTGTAGATCTAATTATTGGAGCAGATCTATATACTGACATTCTACAGAGTGGAGTGGTCAAAATAAATGGCCTCCTCGGCCAAAAAACCGATTTCGGGTGGATTATCTCTGGATGTAAAAAATCAAAGGGACAGAAGACAATTGTAGCAACCACCATAGAATTAAAAGATATGGATCGGTATTGGGAAGTAGAGGATGAAGATAAAAATGATATCGAATCTGAAATATgtgaaaataatttcataaaaactacaaaGATAGATACATTGTGTCAATTCCATTTAAAGATGATGTTACCTTAG